The following proteins come from a genomic window of Anabas testudineus chromosome 3, fAnaTes1.2, whole genome shotgun sequence:
- the hk1 gene encoding hexokinase-1, which yields MIAAQLLAYYFTELKDDQVKKIDKYLYSMRFSDETLLDIMQRFRRELVQGLGRDTNPTATLKMLPTFVRSIPDGSEKGDFIALDLGGSNFRILRVKVSHEKKQTVQMESEIYDTPEDIIHGSGTRLFDHVAECLGDFMDKHKIKDKRLPVGFTFSFPCQQTKLDEGYLITWTKRFKASGVEGMDVVKLLNKAIKKRGDYDADIMAVVNDTVGTMMTCGFDDQRCEVGIIIGTGTNACYMEELRHIDLVEGDEGRMCVNTEWGAFGDDGRLEDIRTEFDREIDRGSLNPGKQLFEKMVSGMYMGELVRLILVKMAREGLLFEGRITPELLTKGKIETKHVSAIEKSKDGLTKAKEILSKLGVEPSADDCIAVQHVCTIVSFRSANLIAATLAGILMRLKENKGVARLRTTVGIDGSLYKMHPQYARRLHRTVRRLVPDSDVRFLLSESGSGKGAAMVTAVAYRLAEQSRQIAQTLSEFRLTTEQLLEVKKRMKTEIENGLSKSTQDCATVKMLPTFVRSTPDGSENGDFLALDLGGTNFRVLLVKIRSGKRRSVEMHNKIYAIPLEVMQGTGEELFDHIVHCISDFLDYMGMKNTRLPLGFTFSFPCRQTSLDAGILVTWTKGFKATDCEGEDVVGLLREAIKRREEFDLDVVAVVNDTVGTMMTCAYEEPTCEIGLIAGTGSNACYMEEMKNIEMIEGDEGRMCVNMEWGAFGDNGCLDDFRTDYDRSVDELSLNPGKQRYEKMCSGMYLGEIVRNILIDMTKKGFLFRGQISETLKTRGIFETKFLSQIESDRLALLQVRSILQHLGLDSTCDDSIIVKEVCGVVSHRAAQLCGAGMAAVVDKIRENRGLDYLNITVGVDGTLYKLHPHFSGIMHQTVKELAPQCNVTFLLSEDGSGKGAALITAVGCRLRQELNNK from the exons ATGATTGCGGCCCAGCTACTAGCCTATTACTTCACTGAACTCAAGGATGACCAGGTTAAAAAG aTTGATAAGTACCTGTACTCCATGCGTTTCTCTGATGAGACGTTACTGGACATCATGCAGCGGTTTCGGAGGGAGCTGGTCCAAGGTTTGGGACGGGACACTAACCCCACCGCTACTCTGAAGATGCTGCCAACATTTGTGCGATCCATCCCTGATGGCTCTG AGAAAGGAGACTTCATTGCTTTGGATTTGGGAGGCAGCAACTTCAGGATCCTTCGTGTCAAAGTGAGTCACGAGAAGAAGCAGACCGTTCAGATGGAGAGCGAAATCTATGACACACCCGAGGACATCATCCACGGCAGTGGAACGAGA CTGTTCGACCATGTGGCAGAGTGTCTTGGTGACTTCATGGACAAACATAAGATCAAAGACAAGAGACTCCCAGTTGGATTCACGTTCTCCTTCCCCTGCCAGCAGACCAAACTGGATGAg GGGTATCTGATAACATGGACAAAGCGTTTCAAGGCCAGTGGAGTGGAGGGGATGGACGTTGTCAAACTGCTCAACAAAGCCATTAAGAAACGAGGA GACTATGATGCTGACATCATGGCTGTGGTAAATGACACGGTTGGAACCATGATGACCTGCGGCTTTGACGATCAGCGCTGTGAAGTCGGCATCATCATTG GTACAGGCACCAACGCGTGCTACATGGAGGAGCTGCGTCACATTGACCTGGTGGAGGGAGACGAGGGCAGGATGTGTGTCAACACGGAGTGGGGAGCCTTTGGAGATGATGGCAGACTGGAGGACATCAGGACAGAGTTTGACAGAGAGATCGACCGAGGCTCTCTCAACCCTGGCAAACAGCT ATTTGAGAAGATGGTGAGCGGTATGTACATGGGGGAGCTGGTTCGTCTCATACTGGTGAAGATGGCCCGAGAAGGCCTCCTGTTCGAGGGACGGATCACCCCTGAGCTGCTCACTAAAGGGAAGATTGAGACCAAGCACGTCTCAGCCATAGAGAA gAGTAAGGATGGGTTGACGAAGGCTAAAGAGATTTTATCCAAACTTGGTGTGGAGCCCTCAGCTGACGACTGCATCgctgtgcagcat GTTTGCACCATCGTGTCCTTCCGCTCTGCCAACCTGATAGCTGCCACACTAGCTGGCATCCTGATGAGGCTTAAGGAGAACAAAGGAGTGGCACGACTGCGAACCACTGTAGGAATTGATGGATCCCTCTACAAGATGCACCCCCA GTACGCCCGACGTCTACACAGGACAGTCCGCCGTTTGGTTCCAGATTCGGATGTTCGATTCCTGCTGTCAGAGAGCGGCAGTGGAAAAGGAGCTGCCATGGTGACAGCTGTGGCGTACAGACTCGCCGAGCAGTCCCGACAGATTGCCCAAACGCTGTCCGAATTCCGCCTGACGACCGAACAGCTGCTGGAG GTAAAGAAACGAATgaagacagagatagagaacGGCCTTTCAAAGAGCACTCAGGACTGTGCTACTGTCAAAATGTTGCCAACGTTTGTACGAAGCACCCCCGACGGctcag AGAATGGTGATTTCCTGGCTTTGGATTTAGGAGGAACCAACTTCAGAGTTCTGTTGGTCAAGATTCGTTCTGGAAAGAGGAGATCGGTAGAGATGCACAATAAGATATACGCCATTCCTCTGGAGGTGATGCAGGGCACAGGAGAGGAG TTGTTCGACCACATCGTGCACTGTATCAGTGACTTCCTGGACTACATGGGGATGAAGAACACTCGTCTTCCTCTGGGCTTCACTTTCTCGTTCCCCTGCCGACAGACCAGCCTGGACGCT ggcaTCCTTGTGACATGGACAAAGGGCTTTAAGGCGACAGACTGTGAAGGAGAAGATGTGGTGGGACTCCTGAGGGAGGCCATTAAGAGGAGAGAG gAGTTTGACCTGGATGTAGTAGCCGTAGTTAATGACACAGTGGGAACCATGATGACCTGTGCCTATGAAGAACCCACCTGTGAGATTGGACTCATCGCTG GCACCGGCAGTAATGCGTGTTACATGGAGGAGATGAAGAACATTGAGATGATTGAGGGAGATGAGGGACGAATGTGCGTCAACATGGAGTGGGGAGCTTTTGGAGACAACGGATGCCTTGATGACTTTAGGACAGATTACGATCGCTCGGTGGACGAGCTCTCACTCAATCCTGGCAAACAAAG ATATGAGAAAATGTGCAGCGGCATGTACCTCGGTGAAATTGTGAGGAACATCCTTATAGACATGACCAAGAAAGGATTCCTGTTCAGAGGACAGATTTCTGAAACACTGAAGACAAGAGGCATCTTCGAAACGAAGTTCCTCTCACAGATAGAGAG TGACAGATTGGCCTTACTGCAGGTGAGATCCATCCTGCAGCACTTAGGGCTGGACAGCACGTGTGACGACAGTATCATAGTCAAAGAG GTATGTGGAGTAGTGTCACACCGTGCAGCTCAGCTGTGCGGGGCGGGAATGGCGGCTGTAGTGGATAAGATCAGAGAGAACCGTGGACTGGACTATCTCAACATCACCGTAGGGGTGGACGGGACACTTTACAAACTACATCCACA TTTCTCTGGGATCATGCATCAGACAGTTAAGGAGCTGGCTCCTCAGTGCAATGTCACCTTCCTGCTGTCAGAAGATGGCAGCGGGAAAGGAGCTGCACTCATCACAGCCGTGGGCTGCCGCCTGAGACAAGAGCTGAACAATAAATAG
- the LOC113174773 gene encoding hexokinase HKDC1-like encodes MLAVHLVSFYFTKLKEDPTKKVDRFLHAMRLHDDQLSDISARFQAEMKKGLSAESNAAASVRMLPTHVRSTPDGSEKGQFVALDLGGSKFKVLQVKVREGVGIRKGEVEMEEKTYPIPTEIRAGRGTELLDHVSECLKDFLHEKNIGLEKKHPLAFTFSFPCEHSALDQGLLLNWSKNYRAWGLLGKDVVQSLRQAIDRTGGMDVEVLAMVNDTVATMMTCGFDDQYCDVGLIIGTGTNACYMEEMRHVDLVEGDEGRMCVNTEWGAFGDDGALNDYITEFDRDVDSASLNPGRQIFEKMVSGLYLGELVRLVVLKMAKRGRLFEGQVSDALRTTGTITTAHVAAMEEYRNGLKNTREILMDLGLNPSPDDCIAVQHVSTIVSFRSSNLVAAALAAILTRIRQNRNLRTLRITVGVDGTVYKTHPQYPKRLHKVVRRLLPECHVRFVLSDSGSSKGAALVTAVAQRLASQRRQVDETLSSFTLSYEQLQLVKARMRAGLEAGLKTNGPSAVKMLPSFVYRTPDGTEDGKYLALDLGGTNFRALLVKFKKGLQQNTRLYHKIYTIPLEIMQGSGEDLFDHLAECISDFLDYMGIKNAHLPAGFTFSFPCEQTSIDTGKLVSWTKGFKATDCEGHDVVSLLSEAIKRRNEFDLDIVALVNDTVGTMMSCAYEDPQCEIGLIAGTGSNVCYMEEVKNIEKNKQSGRADDKGDEPEGEENTADADLHKMCINTEWGGLGDDGSLDDIITPYDTEVDHNSINPGKQRFEKLTSGMYLGEVVRQVLLDLTRRGLLFRGHVTEPLKTPGIFQTKYLSQIERDRLALLQIRSILQQLGLHGTCDDSIIVKEVCGEVSRRAAQLCGAGMAAIVDKIRENRGLDHLNITVGVDGSLYKLHPHFSIVLKETTRLLAPHCNVTFLPSDEGSGKGAALITAVAMQKHKMKKRNEKAFIIIV; translated from the exons gtggaCAGGTTTCTGCACGCAATGCGTCTCCATGACGACCAGTTAAGCGACATCTCAGCTCGTTTCCAGGCTGAAATGAAGAAGGGGCTTTCAGCGGAAAGCAATGCTGCTGCCTCAGTGAGGATGCTGCCAACACACGTCCGCTCCACTCCTGATGGATCAG AGAAAGGACAGTTTGTGGCTTTAGATCTAGGAGGCTCCAAGTTTAAGGTTCTCCAAGTTAAAGTGAGAGAGGGCGTGGGGATTAGGAAGGGAGAAGTAGAGATGGAAGAGAAGACATACCCGATCCCTACGGAGATACGTGCTGGTAGAGGAACAGAG TTATTAGACCATGTGTCAGAGTGCCTAAAAGACTTCCTGCACGAGAAGAACATTGGTTTAGAAAAGAAACATCCTCtggcttttacattttctttccccTGTGAACACTCCGCCTTGGATCAG GGATTATTATTAAACTGGAGTAAGAATTACCGTGCTTGGGGCCTTTTGGGCAAAGACGTGGTCCAGTCCCTGAGACAAGCTATCGACAGAACTGGG GGAATGGATGTAGAGGTTTTAGCTATGGTTAATGACACTGTAGCGACCATGATGACCTGTGGTTTCGATGATCAGTACTGTGATGTAGGACTCATCATTG GTACAGGCACCAATGCGTGTTACATGGAGGAGATGCGTCACGTTGACCTAGTGGAGGGGGACGAGGGCAGGATGTGCGTGAACACTGAGTGGGGAGCCTTTGGAGATGATGGAGCTCTGAATGATTATATCACAGAGTTTGACAGAGATGTCGACTCAGCCTCTCTCAACCCTGGGAGACAAAT CTTTGAGAAGATGGTCAGTGGGCTGTATCTGGGTGAGCTGGTGAGGCTGGTTGTATTGAAGATGGCTAAAAGAGGACGGTTATTTGAGGGACAAGTGTCTGACGCCCTGAGGACCACAGGAACAATTACCACTGCACATGTGGCAGCCATGGAGGA GTACAGAAATGGTCTAAAGAACACCAGAGAAATTCTCATGGACCTCGGTTTGAACCCTTCACCTGACGACTGCATTGCTGTTCAGCATGTCAGCACCATAGTGTCCTTCAGGTCCTCAAATCTGGTGGCTGCAGCACTGGCTGCCATCTTGACTCGAATCAGGCAAAACCGGAATTTAAGGACTTTACGGATCACTGTAGGTGTGGACGGCACCGTGTACAAGACTCATCCACA GTACCCTAAACGTCTCCATAAAGTGGTGCGCAGGTTGCTTCCCGAGTGTCATGTGAGATTTGTCTTGTCAGACAGCGGCAGCAGCAAAGGAGCTGCGCTGGTGACAGCAGTCGCACAACGACTGGCATCACAGAGAcgacag GTTGACGAGACACTGTCTTCCTTCACTCTAAGCTACGAGCAGCTCCAGTTGGTCAAGGCCAGGATGAGGGCAGGGCTGGAGGCAGGCCTGAAGACTAATGGCCCATCTGCAGTCAAGATGCTGCCTTCCTTTGTGTATCGAACACCTGATGGCACCG aggATGGAAAATACCTCGCTTTGGATCTGGGAGGAACCAACTTCAGAGCGTTGCTGGTGAAATTTAAGAAAGGTCTGCAGCAGAACACACGACTCTACCACAAGATCTACACCATACCACTGGAGATAATGCAGGGATCTGGAGAAGat TTGTTTGATCATCTAGCAGAGTGTATTAGTGACTTCCTGGACTACATGGGGATAAAGAATGCTCATCTTCCTGCGGgcttcactttctctttccccTGTGAGCAAACATCCATTGATACG GGCAAATTGGTGAGCTGGACCAAAGGCTTCAAGGCCACGGACTGTGAAGGACATGACGTTGTGAGTTTGCTGAGCGAGGCCATCAAGAGACGCAAC GAGTTTGACTTGGATATTGTGGCTCTAGTCAATGACACAGTTGGGACCATGATGAGCTGCGCCTATGAAGACCCTCAGTGTGAGATCGGACTGATTGCTG GAACTGGCTCTAATGTTTGTTACATGGAGGAAGTGAAGAACATAGAGAAGAATAAACAAAGTGGAAGAGCGGACGATAAG GGAGATGAGCCTgaaggagaggaaaacacagcagatgcTGATTTACACAAGATGTGTATAAACACAGAGTGGGGGGGTTTGGGGGATGATGGCTCTCTGGATGATATCATCACACCTTACGACACTGAGGTGGATCATAACTCGATCAACCCTGGAAAACAAAG gtttgAGAAGCTCACCAGTGGAATGTATTTAGGGGAAGTCGTCCGCCAGGTTTTATTGGATTTAACCAGACGAGGTTTGCTGTTCAGAGGACACGTCACCGAACCTTTAAAAACACCTGGAATATTTCAAACCAAATACCTGTCACAAATAGAGCG GGACCGCCTGGCTCTACTGCAGATTAGATCTATTCTCCAGCAGCTCGGGCTTCATGGCACCTGTGATGACAGCATCATCGTCAAAGAG GTATGTGGAGAAGTGTCACGTCGTGCAGCTCAGCTGTGCGGGGCGGGCATGGCGGCCATAGTGGATAAGATCAGAGAGAACCGAGGATTGGACCATCTCAACATCACCGTAGGGGTGGACGGGTCACTCTACAAACTACATCCACA CTTCTCCATTGTCCTCAAGGAGACTACCAGACTTTTGGCTCCACACTGTAACGTGACTTTCCTCCCCTCCGATGAGGGCAGCGGAAAGGGTGCCGCCCTCATCACGGCCGTGGccatgcagaaacacaaaatgaagaAGAGGAACGAGAAAGCTTTTATTATCATTGTGTAG